A single region of the Prochlorococcus marinus str. MIT 0917 genome encodes:
- a CDS encoding site-2 protease family protein: MGSWEVMKIRGIPLRIHPSWFLVFLYFTLSARDQFESLLDGQASVWNGWVIGALTSSLLFISVLLHELAHSFVAIGEGLKVRNITLFFLGGMANLENECPTSKGSFKIAISGPAVSLLLAFLMLLLSNNLSVSNIILSNLFKQVGSLNLLIGVFNLLPIIPLDGGIILKSLIWYFTGSKRAGIKGAIASARLISFLAIFIGILNLFRGNLYIAICFSIIGLFVFSSSKSQSQIIQIQKILSELHVNQVCSRSYRVLEDHLPVKVLSKYSSLNKANILNEEWILLCREGRWTGYVNEKILQNISVQYWDKKFLYEFSSPINELPSISDKESLWKAIIKIEKTNYGRLLVLSVSGLPLGTLDRVDIGKAVLKKIGLNLPDQLIKIARKDNIYPIGLNLFNIAQSMASSDLEKDQ, from the coding sequence TTGGGTAGTTGGGAAGTTATGAAAATCAGAGGTATTCCTTTGAGAATCCATCCAAGTTGGTTTTTGGTCTTCTTATATTTTACTTTGTCAGCCAGAGATCAGTTCGAGTCTCTTTTGGATGGTCAAGCATCTGTATGGAATGGATGGGTGATTGGTGCTTTGACCTCTTCTCTTTTGTTTATATCTGTTTTATTGCATGAATTGGCTCATTCTTTTGTGGCAATTGGAGAAGGTCTAAAAGTTAGAAACATAACACTTTTTTTTCTTGGAGGTATGGCAAATCTTGAAAATGAATGTCCGACATCAAAAGGAAGTTTTAAAATCGCAATTTCAGGTCCCGCTGTTAGTCTTTTATTGGCTTTCTTAATGCTTTTATTAAGTAATAATTTATCAGTATCAAATATCATTCTGTCTAATTTATTTAAACAGGTTGGTAGTCTCAATCTTTTGATAGGTGTATTTAATTTGCTTCCGATAATTCCTCTTGATGGGGGCATAATATTAAAATCTTTAATTTGGTACTTTACAGGGAGTAAAAGAGCAGGGATTAAAGGAGCTATAGCTTCTGCAAGATTAATTTCTTTTCTAGCTATTTTTATTGGTATATTAAACTTATTTAGGGGCAACTTATATATTGCAATTTGCTTTTCTATAATTGGTTTATTTGTTTTTTCTTCATCTAAATCACAGAGCCAAATTATTCAAATACAAAAGATATTATCTGAATTACATGTAAATCAAGTTTGTAGTCGTTCATACAGGGTTCTAGAGGATCATTTGCCTGTGAAAGTTTTATCTAAATATAGTTCATTGAATAAAGCTAATATCTTGAATGAAGAATGGATTCTATTGTGCAGAGAAGGGCGATGGACCGGCTATGTTAATGAAAAAATCTTACAGAATATTTCTGTTCAATACTGGGATAAAAAATTTCTTTATGAGTTTTCTTCCCCAATAAATGAATTGCCATCAATTAGTGACAAAGAATCATTATGGAAGGCAATAATAAAAATAGAAAAAACAAATTATGGAAGACTACTGGTCCTATCAGTTTCTGGCCTTCCTCTTGGAACTTTAGATAGAGTAGATATAGGCAAAGCAGTACTAAAAAAAATAGGATTGAATCTTCCAGATCAATTAATTAAAATTGCAAGAAAAGATAATATTTATCCAATAGGATTAAATCTATTTAATATTGCCCAATCAATGGCTTCTAGTGATTTAGAAAAGGATCAATAA
- a CDS encoding lipoate--protein ligase family protein, with amino-acid sequence MNNIEEVLYLNPLELSGPEQMAIDLFLLEKSFTYHNFNMAIRFYTWDGDWLSIGKNQKELPRKWIELLKNEQLKIVRRPSGGKAVLHSRGLTYALIWKYPPRNKKESYLKTTQWLKDGFKKAGVDLFFGNQPVNISNSNCFSTSTLADLVDEDKNKHIGSAQYWKKGHLLQHGEILMEPSKQLWKKVFNADPPKIKNEIKEKEKVINFLKQSIGKTWPNIKLSNYTLDEKDQEIIKSLAIDKFKKINHY; translated from the coding sequence ATGAACAATATAGAAGAAGTCCTTTATTTAAATCCTCTTGAATTAAGTGGGCCAGAGCAAATGGCAATTGATCTCTTCCTATTAGAGAAATCATTCACTTACCATAATTTTAATATGGCAATACGTTTTTACACATGGGATGGAGACTGGTTATCCATTGGAAAAAATCAAAAAGAACTGCCAAGGAAATGGATTGAACTTTTAAAAAATGAACAGTTAAAAATTGTAAGAAGACCTAGTGGAGGGAAAGCTGTTCTTCATAGCAGAGGACTCACTTACGCTCTTATATGGAAATATCCACCGAGAAATAAAAAAGAATCATATTTAAAGACAACGCAATGGCTAAAAGATGGTTTTAAAAAAGCTGGCGTAGATCTATTTTTTGGGAATCAACCTGTGAATATATCTAATAGTAATTGTTTTTCAACTTCAACACTAGCTGACTTGGTTGATGAAGATAAAAACAAGCATATTGGAAGTGCTCAGTACTGGAAAAAGGGGCACTTGCTTCAGCATGGAGAAATCTTAATGGAACCGTCAAAACAATTATGGAAAAAAGTTTTCAACGCAGATCCACCAAAGATAAAAAATGAAATCAAAGAGAAAGAGAAAGTGATAAATTTTCTTAAACAATCTATAGGCAAAACATGGCCCAACATAAAGTTATCTAATTATACATTAGATGAAAAAGATCAAGAGATAATAAAAAGTTTGGCTATAGATAAATTCAAAAAAATAAATCATTATTGA
- a CDS encoding phosphoribosylanthranilate isomerase, with protein sequence MIRKSTSKTSTAIKICGLTKASQAKSIAQLKINAIGVIGVKNSPRFVEEEECIKIFNEVEKASSIIEKVLVIANEKLEEVKCINNRSTPPSVIQLHGNESVDYCRELKNKFPTIKLWKAFRLKSIHDLEKISQYEKNIDAILIDAWDNKSLGGTGNRVPIDLLINKTFKAPWILAGGISAEIIPEIFSKLRPDGVDASSRLEISPGIKDINKVESLVREIREQN encoded by the coding sequence ATGATCAGAAAATCCACTTCTAAAACGTCAACAGCAATAAAAATTTGTGGACTAACAAAGGCTTCACAAGCAAAATCTATAGCTCAATTAAAAATAAATGCTATTGGAGTTATTGGCGTTAAAAATTCACCTCGTTTTGTAGAAGAAGAAGAATGTATAAAAATTTTTAATGAAGTAGAAAAAGCTTCTTCAATTATTGAAAAAGTACTAGTAATAGCAAATGAAAAACTAGAGGAAGTCAAATGTATAAATAACAGATCAACCCCTCCATCAGTAATCCAATTACATGGGAATGAATCAGTTGATTATTGTCGTGAATTAAAGAATAAATTTCCAACAATAAAATTATGGAAAGCTTTCAGGTTAAAATCTATTCATGATTTAGAAAAAATAAGTCAATACGAGAAGAATATTGATGCTATTCTCATAGATGCCTGGGATAATAAATCACTTGGAGGGACTGGAAATAGAGTCCCAATAGACTTACTAATTAATAAAACTTTTAAAGCTCCTTGGATCTTAGCTGGTGGAATATCTGCTGAAATAATACCTGAAATTTTTTCTAAGCTTAGACCTGATGGAGTTGATGCCTCTAGTCGACTAGAGATATCTCCAGGTATTAAAGATATCAATAAAGTTGAATCTCTTGTACGCGAAATAAGAGAGCAAAATTAA